A single genomic interval of Arachis duranensis cultivar V14167 chromosome 7, aradu.V14167.gnm2.J7QH, whole genome shotgun sequence harbors:
- the LOC107496678 gene encoding pentatricopeptide repeat-containing protein At1g71210, mitochondrial-like: protein MLQPLKHVTKRRSLFSSFLIHINNLSSFSSSSSSSSSHNCHTVLRKINQNDFASSVKDWFNTRDPLITRIFQILSSTDSSSDAALDASLAALTLPRLDESFVLTVLHHGTAAAHVYPCLRFFDWAGRQPGFHHTRGTFSAIFRILARNRSMSTIIEFLRTFRRRGPAFYLRARFNDTLVIGYAIAGKPEIALQLFGKMRFNGLDLDTFGYHVLLNALVEKSYFYAVDDIVRQIRMKGFENRYTNALVMKSLCKQGRLDEAEGFLFSLVDGGKKLHGSEVSVLVRALCGSNRFDHAVKLVREFGDSGLVPLDHAYGVWIRGLVQGGRLDEALEFFKQKKEDKGYIPGLARYNVLIYRLLREDRLDEVYDLFMDMYETAVPPNTVTMNAVLCFFCKKGMVDDALDLFKSRSEFMLSPNHMAYKYLILTLCWDGNAKEAFSVLKSSIDHRFIPDRRTFTRLANVLCRECMIDEMKELLHLALEWKIMPIASTYDNFITALCRAGRVEDSYLNRGDIAARLLVEMKEKGHKVTPALCRVVLCCLLQMDNSRSRFSSLFEMLSHNDRQHYIYDCFIDAAGHAKQAELAWKVFELMQRNGIQPTSSSLSLMLKAYLKSGRTTDALVFFNNVWSRGLATKKLYNCFVIFLCKSKNPEPAYEFFLKMLEDGLNPSIECYEILVQELCSSERYHEAVNLVDKYEKKGRRITSFLGNILLYQSMFSPEVYNACVRLRGVKEEGKTDWSMLSFVVGAFRRHHRVSHVEDLEKLIAKCFPLDIYTYNLLLRKAWKTDKEQACQLFERMCQRGFEPNQWIYSTMVDGFKRHGMRDKAERWFQESKRIFSNRETRMLI from the coding sequence ATGCTACAGCCACTAAAACATGTAACCAAACGCAgatccctcttctcttcttttctcattCACATCAACAacctttcttccttttcttcttcttcttcatcttcttcttctcataaCTGCCACACCGtcttaagaaaaataaaccaaaacgaCTTCGCATCCTCCGTCAAGGACTGGTTCAACACGCGCGACCCACTCATCACCCGAATCTTTCAGATTCTTTCTTCGACGGACTCTTCCTCCGACGCCGCCCTCGACGCCTCTCTCGCCGCCCTAACACTCCCCCGTCTCGACGAGTCCTTCGTCCTCACCGTACTCCACCATGGCACCGCCGCTGCCCACGTCTACCCCTGCCTCCGCTTCTTCGATTGGGCCGGCCGCCAGCCCGGCTTCCACCACACTCGCGGCACCTTCTCCGCCATCTTCCGAATTCTCGCACGCAACAGATCAATGTCAACCATCATCGAGTTCCTCCGAACCTTCCGCCGCCGTGGCCCCGCCTTCTATCTCCGTGCGCGGTTCAACGATACTCTTGTCATTGGATATGCTATTGCGGGTAAGCCTGAGATTGCACTCCAACTATTTGGTAAAATGCGGTTTAATGGTTTGGACTTGGATACCTTTGGTTACCATGTGCTTTTGAATGCCCTtgttgagaagagttatttctATGCTGTTGATGACATTGTTAGGCAGATAAGGATGAAGGGTTTTGAGAATCGGTATACCAATGCGCTTGTTATGAAGAGTTTGTGCAAGCAGGGGAGGTTGGATGAGGCTGAAGGGTTTTTGTTTTCCTTAGTGGATGGTGGTAAGAAGCTTCATGGCTCCGAGGTCAGTGTTCTTGTCCGTGCTTTATGTGGGAGCAATAGGTTTGATCATGCTGTTAAGTTGGTTAGAGAGTTTGGGGATTCGGGCCTGGTGCCGTTGGATCATGCTTATGGGGTTTGGATAAGGGGCCTTGTGCAAGGTGGCCGGTTAGATGAGGCCTTGGAATTTTTCAAACAGAAGAAGGAAGATAAAGGGTACATTCCTGGTTTGGCGAGGTACAACGTGTTGATTTACAGGCTCTTGAGGGAGGACAGGCTCGACGAGGTGTATGATTTGTTCATGGACATGTATGAGACTGCTGTTCCACCTAACACAGTTACCATGAATGCTGTGCTGTGCTTCTTTTGCAAGAAAGGGATGGTGGATGATGCTCTTGATTTGTTCAAGTCGAGGTCAGAGTTTATGCTGTCCCCAAATCATATGGCTTATAAGTACTTGATACTTACTTTGTGTTGGGACGGAAACGCCAAGGAAGCATTTAGTGTGTTGAAGAGCTCAATTGATCACCGTTTTATTCCAGATAGACGGACCTTTACTAGGCTTGCCAATGTTCTGTGTAGAGAGTGCATGATTGATGAGATGAAAGAGTTGCTCCATCTTGCCTTAGAATGGAAAATTATGCCTATTGCTTCCACGTATGATAACTTTATAACGGCACTGTGCCGGGCGGGAAGAGTGGAAGATAGTTATTTGAATAGGGGAGATATTGCTGCTCGTCTTCTCGTTGAAATGAAGGAGAAGGGTCATAAAGTGACACCGGCTCTATGTAGAGTTGTTCTTTGTTGTTTACTTCAGATGGACAATTCAAGATCTCGGTTTTCCAGTTTGTTCGAGATGCTGTCTCATAATGATCGTCAACATTATATTTATGATTGTTTCATTGATGCAGCTGGGCATGCCAAGCAGGCTGAGTTGGCTTGGAAAGTGTTTGAGTTGATGCAGAGGAATGGCATTCAGCCCACTTCATCTTCTCTAAGTCTTATGTTGAAAGCTTATTTGAAAAGTggaaggactactgatgctctTGTCTTCTTTAATAATGTTTGGTCTCGTGGATTGGCGactaaaaagttatataattgctttgttatttttctctgcAAGAGCAAGAATCCTGAACCTGCGTATGAGTTCTTCCTCAAAATGTTAGAAGACGGTTTAAATCCAAGCATTGAATGCTATGAAATTCTTGTACAGGAGCTTTGTTCATCGGAAAGATATCACGAGGCAGTGAATCTTGTTGATAAGTATGAGAAAAAGGGACGTCGAATAACCTCTTTTCTCGGTAACATACTTCTTTATCAATCTATGTTTTCACCGGAAGTTTACAATGCCTGTGTTCGTTTAAGAGGAGTTAAAGAGGAGGGAAAAACTGATTGGTCAATGCTTAGCTTTGTGGTTGGTGCATTTCGTCGTCATCATAGAGTTAGCCATGTTGAGGACTTGGAGAAATTAATCGCAAAGTGCTTTCCACTTGACATTTACACTTACAATTTGTTGTTGAGAAAAGCATGGAAGACTGATAAGGAGCAGGCTTGTCAGTTGTTTGAAAGGATGTGTCAAAGGGGCTTTGAGCCCAACCAGTGGATTTATAGCACCATGGTTGATGGTTTCAAAAG
- the LOC107496638 gene encoding uncharacterized protein LOC107496638: MEAGKFLGFMITQRGVEANPEKCQAILQMKSPGCVKDVQRLAGRLTSLSRFLRASATKALPFFNLMRKGIAFEWTPACEEAFRHFKEILVTPSVLRKPKAGEPLYLYLAITGEALATVLIREEGRAQQPVCFVSRALQGAELRYNKLEKLALALLTSSRRLKQYFQGHQIVVRTDQGIRQVLQKPDLAGRMMTWSIELSQYDIRYEPRQAIKPQAMADFLVEVTGDPTEETGTRWRLHVDGASNQMSGGAEIILESPAGVVYEQSIKFEFPVSNNQAEYEALIGGLALAKEVGATRLEICSDSQVVTSQVNGSYQARDSLLQKYLEKVKDLSQKFEEVTIHHVPRERNTRADLLSKLASTKPGEGNRSLIQGMMREPAVTLHLSSLSPLWLDPITNFLENGKLPDDEKYAKKLRREAAKYAIIQGQLFRKGLNQPLLKCLHPDQMDYVLGVVHEECCGHHIGGKALARKLIRAGYYWPSMMADSKEFVKKCVKCQENANFHRIPASELSLLTSS, translated from the coding sequence ATGGAAGCTGGAAAGTTCCTAGGATTCATGATAACCCAAAGGGGGGTAGAAGCCAACCCCGAGaaatgccaagcgatactcCAGATGAAGAGTCCGGGCTGTGTCAAGGACGTCCAGAGATTGGCAGGTCGACTCACCTCGTTATCCCGTTTCCTCAGAGCTTCGGCAACAAAAGCCTTACCCTTCTTTAACCTCATGAGGAAAGGGATAGCATTTGAATGGACGCCCGCGTGCGAGGAAGCTTTCAGACACTTCAAGGAAATCCTAGTAACACCCTCTGTGCTCAGGAAGCCAAAGGCCGGGGAGCCGTTATACCTATACCTCGCCATAACAGGAGAAGCCCTGGCCACGGTTTTGATACGAGAAGAAGGAAGGGCTCAACAACCAGTCTGTTTCGTGAGCAGAGCCCTACAAGGGGCGGAGCTAAGGTACAATAAACTGGAAAAGCTAGCTCTGGCACTATTGACCTCTTCTCGGAGGTTAAAACAATACTTCCAAGGTCACCAGATTGTCGTAAGGACGGACCAAGGAATTCGACAAGTACTCCAAAAACCCGATTTGGCGGGAAGGATGATGACTTGGTCCATTGAACTCTCCCAATATGACATACGGTATGAACCCCGGCAAGCAATCAAGCCACAAGCAATGGCAGACTTCCTGGTAGAGGTAACGGGAGATCCAACCGAAGAGACGGGCACACGGTGGAGGCTCCACGTGGACGGGGCCTCCAATCAGATGTCTGGAGGCGCCGAGATCATCCTAGAGAGCCCAGCCGGGGTCGTATACGAGCAGTCGATCAAGTTCGAGTTCCCCGTCTCgaacaaccaagcagaatacgaagccCTCATAGGAGGCTTAGCCCTAGCAAAGGAAGTTGGAGCGACGAGGTTGGAAATATGCAGCGATTCACAAGTCGTCACCTCCCAAGTAaacgggagctaccaagccagagACTCGCTACTACAAAAGTACTTGGAGAAAGTCAAGGATTTGAGCCAGAAATTCGAGGAGGTCACGATCCACCACGTTCCGAGAGAAAGGAACACACGGGCAGATCTCCTATCAAAACTGGCCAGCACAAAACCGGGAGAAGGCAACCGATCTCTCATCCAGGGTATGATGAGGGAGCCGGCAGTCACTCTACACCTGTCAAGCCTAAGCCCCTTATGGTTGGATCCCATCACCAACTTCTTAGAAAATGGCAAACTCCCCGACGACGAAAAATATGCTAAGAAACTGAGAAGGGAAGCAGCCAAATACGCGATCATCCAGGGTCAGTTGTTCAGAAAAGGACTCAACCAACCCCTATTGAAATGCCTACATCCTGACCAAATGGACTACGTTCTTGGGGTAGTCCATGAAGAGTGTTGCGGCCATCACATAGGGGGCAAAGCCCTAGCGAGAAAATTAATCCGAGCTGGATACTACTGGCCATCAATGATGGCAGACTCTAaagaatttgttaaaaaatgcGTCAAGTGTCAAGAGAACGCCAATTTTCACAGAATACCAGCTTCCGAGCTAAGCTTGTTAACGTCTTCCTGA